The Streptomyces sp. R28 region GCGGCAGGATCTGCGAGGCCCGGGACTTCTCCTGGGGCCCGATCACGGTCAACAAGTCCTTCAGGGACGGCACCAAGGCGTGCGCCAGCTGGTCCAACTACCCGCGGGGCAAGGCCTGCGTGACCATCCACGACTGATCCGGAACGGCACAGAGGTGCGGGGTGACCTCGACGGCCACCCCGCACCCACGCCCGCTTCAGAACATCCCGTTCAGAACATCCCGTTGTCGTTCGCCGAAGTCTCCGGCACGTCCTGCAGCACGTCCCAGTGCTCGACGATCTTCCCGTTCCGCACCCGGAAGAGATCGACGACCGCCATGCCCCGCTCACCCGGCGCGTTCACATAGTGGCTGTGCACCGCCACCAGGTCGCCCTCGGCGATCACCCGCTTCGGTGTGACCGTCAGCTGCGGGAACGCCTCGAAGTAACCGCCCAGCCCTGACTTCGCGCCCGCCACACCGTCGGCGATCGTCGGGTTGTGCTGGTGGTACTCGGGGCCCCAGTACCGGTCGAGGGCGGACAGGTCCTTCTGGACGATGAGTTGGTCGAAGGCCTTGGTGACGAGCTTCTTGTTGTACGCCGTGAGCCAGGCCGGCCCCGGCTGCTCGGTGCGCGGCCAACTCACCGTGGAGAACATGTCGTTGCCGTTGGCGGAGCCCTCCGGCACGTTCTGCCCCGTGTCCCAGTGCTCGGCGATCTTGCCGCCCTGGAAGCGGAAGATGTCGAACACGGCCTGACCGCGCGCGCCCGGCGTCAGGACCACGTGGGAGTGGACCAGCACGAGGTCGCCCTCGGAGATGACCCGCTTGACGTCGTACCGGGCGTCCGGGAACTGCTGGTGGACGGACGTGGCCAGGTTCTTCAGCGTCTCGGCGCCGTCGGGTGCGAACGGGTTGTGCTGGATGTAGTCCGACCGCACGAAACGGTCCACGACCTCGGTGTCGCCCTGCTCGAACACACCCTTGAGCACGCGGACGGTGACGGCCTTCTGGTAGCCGAGGCGCACGGAGTCCGAGTAGCCGGCGAAGGAAGCGGTGGACGCGGCGGAGGCAGCGGAAGCAGGCGCGGAGGCGACAGCCGGCACGGCGGCGGCACCGAGCAGGGCGGCCGAGGCGACTACCGCGACGAGGGCCCTACGGGCAGGGGAGGTGGGGGTCACGACGCTCTCTTCCCAATGAGATTGAAAGTTCAAGCTAGTGCTAACCAAAGGAAAGCACTAACTAGTGGTTAGCGTCAAGATCGCTTGCTTGGAGCGCGCTCCAAGCCGTTGGCTGAAGGTCATGAAGTACACGCAGCTCGGACGCACAGGACTCAAGGTCAGCCGACTCGTCCTCGGCACCATGAACTTCGGTCCGCAGACCGACGAAGCGGACAGTCACGCGATCATGGACGCGGCGCTGGACGCGGGCATCAATTTCTTCGACACGGCGAACGTGTACGGCTGGGGCGAGAACAAGGGCCGCACCGAGAGCATCGTCGGCAACTGGTTCGCGAAGGGCGGCGAGCGGCGCGACAAGGTCGTCCTCGCCACCAAGGTGTACGGCAACATGGCCGCGGACGGCGAGGCGTGGCCCAACCACGACAAGCTGTCGGCGGTGAACATCCGGCGCGCCGTGGACGCCTCGCTCAAGCGGCTGCGGACCGACTACATCGACGTCTACCAGTTCCACCACATCGACCGCGCCACCCCCTTCGAGGAGATCTGGCAGGCCATCGATGTGCTGGTCCAGCAGGGGAAGATCCTGTACGTCGGCTCGTCCAACTTCCCCGGGTACAAGATCGCCCAGGCCAACGAGATCGCCGCCCGGCGCGGCGGCACCATCGGCCTCGTCAGCGAGCAGTGCCTCTACAACCTCTACGAGCGCCGCGCCGAGATGGAGATCATCCCGGCCGCGCGGGACTACGGCCTCGGCGTCATCCCGTGGTCGCCGCTGCACGGCGGACTGCTCGGCGGCGTCATCAAGAAGGAGGGCGAGGGCCGACGGAGCAACTCGGGGCGGGCCGCCGACGCCCTGGCCGACCCGGCCGTACGCACGAAGGTCCAGGCGTACGAGGACCTGCTCGACAAGCACGGCCTGGAGCCCGGCGAGGCGGCCCTGGCCTGGCTGCTCACCCGCCCCGGCGTGACCGGCCCGATCGTCGGCCCCCGCACGGGCGAACAGCTCGCCTCGGCCCTGCGCGCGGCGGAGCTGGAGCTGAGCGGCGAACTGCTGGCAGGACTGGACGAGATCTTCCCGGGCCCGGGGCCCTCCCCGGAGGCTTTCGCCTGGTGACACCTGACTGGCGCCGGTGACCGGTGCTCAGCGAGCGGGAGGTCCTCGTACGGATCTACCGCATGCGCGGCACCGAGAACCGGGCCGCCACCGTCGGCGAAGGCGTCCGGCTGGGGCTGATCGAGCTCACCTGACGGTCCTAGCGTCCGAGCGCCGCCGCGGTGGCCACCAGCACGAACATCAACACAAGCGCACCGGCCATGATCCGGTTCCGGGTTTTCGGGTCCACGCCACGAGCCTAACCGGCCCCTCCGAGCGGCCGGCGGGCGACCGCCTCGTACCGGGGCTGCTCGCCCGCCACCCCCGACTTCGGCAGATTGCTGCGCACCAGCACCAGCTCGTCCACCGTCCACGTACGGCTCGTGAACGCTCCGAGGGCCGCGACATACGGCCGTACGTCCACCGCCGACCGGCTCCTCGCCACCGTCAGGTGGGCCTTGTACCGCCGGTGCTCCCCCATCGGCACCCCGGCCTTGCGCGCCGCCGCCTCGCTGCGGTCCGCCAGCAGCCGCAGGGTCTCCAGGTCCCCCTCCGCGCCCGTCCATAGGGCCCGCCCGTGCCCGAACTGCCCGCCGCCGCTGAGCGCCAGCGGGAAGGACGCCGTACGGTGCGCGGCGCGCTCCAGGCGGGCCGACAGGTCGGGTACGAGGGCGTCGTCGACCTCGCCGTAGAAGGCGAGGGTGAAGTGCCAGCCGGGCCGGCCGGTCCAGCGCAGCCCGTCCGCGCCGGGCAGCTTCTTCAACTCGGCGACTTCTGCGGCCAGTTCGTTGGTGACGTCCTCTGGTGGCAGCACGGCGGCGAAGAGTCTCATGGGATCCAGCCTGGCACCATGACGGCATGGAGATCACCATCAGAGAAGGCGGGCCCGACGACATCCCCGCGATACTCGGCATGCTCGACAGCTGTGTGGAGTGGCTGGTCGCCCAGGGGCGCCCGGGTCAGTGGGGGACGAAGCCTCTGTCGGAGAACGCGAAGGTGGCGGAATCGGTCGCCCGGGACATGGAGGTGGGCAGCGCGTTCATCGCCGAGATCGACGGCGTGCCGGCCGCCACCCTCACCCTCACGGACGCGCCCGGCGCCTACCTGGCCCATCTCCCACCGCCCGGCGAGCCCGAGCGCTACATCCACTGGCTCGCCTCCGACCGCCGCTTCAAGGGGTCCGGCGTGGGCAGCGCCCTGCTCGCGCACGCCGCCGAGGAGACCCGGCGCGCGGGCCTCTCGCTGCTGAGGGTGGACTGCTACGCGGGCGACGACGGCGGGCTCGTCCGCTACTACGAGCGCCACGGCTTCGTCCGTACCGAGACCTATGTGGGGAAGGACGACTGGCCGGGGCAGGTGCTGGCCCGGAGGGTCTAGTCCCCTCCGGGCCGTGAGCGTGACTATGGCCACACGTGACCCGGTCACCGTGCGTATCGTTGTACTGCGCGGCTGTCCGTGACCGAGCGGCCGAGGAGCGCCACGATGACCGTCCTTGACGACAGGATCGAGATGGCCGAGGAGAGTGGCGAGCTGACTCTGGACGTCTTGTTCGAGTGCCTCGAGAAGATGCCCATCCCCGAAGGGACGAAGGTCGAGATCGTCGGGGGAAACATCTTCATGTCACCGCAGCGGCAGAACCACTGGGAAATCATTTTCGACATCGCGGAGCAGTTGCGCGCCAAGTACCCCCGCAAGCGGTTGGCATCGGATGTGCGGATCGACTTCCCCGGGCATCTGAACGGCTTCGCCTCCGACCTTGCGGCCATGGCCGAGAGGTCGGTGAAGGACAGCAAGGGCCGTTGGCGCTATCAAGACGTCGAATTCGTGGCCAAGGTCATCTCCAAAGACACCGCGGGCAACGACTACGGCCCGAAGAAGGACACCTACGCCGCGGCCGAAGTGCCGGTGTACCTGATCGTGGATCCGTACACCGGCGAGTGGCATCTGCATACCCTGCCGAAGGACGGCAAGTACCACAGCGACGTCAGCTTTCCGTTCGGCGAGGACATCAACCTGACCAGTACCCCGGTCGGCCTCACCCTCAAGACTGACGAGTTCCCCCGCGACTGACCCGGACGCCCCCTCCTACGCCACCGTCGCCAGCTGCTCGTCCCGCTGTTCCCGCTGTTCCC contains the following coding sequences:
- a CDS encoding nuclear transport factor 2 family protein, with protein sequence MTPTSPARRALVAVVASAALLGAAAVPAVASAPASAASAASTASFAGYSDSVRLGYQKAVTVRVLKGVFEQGDTEVVDRFVRSDYIQHNPFAPDGAETLKNLATSVHQQFPDARYDVKRVISEGDLVLVHSHVVLTPGARGQAVFDIFRFQGGKIAEHWDTGQNVPEGSANGNDMFSTVSWPRTEQPGPAWLTAYNKKLVTKAFDQLIVQKDLSALDRYWGPEYHQHNPTIADGVAGAKSGLGGYFEAFPQLTVTPKRVIAEGDLVAVHSHYVNAPGERGMAVVDLFRVRNGKIVEHWDVLQDVPETSANDNGMF
- a CDS encoding aldo/keto reductase produces the protein MKYTQLGRTGLKVSRLVLGTMNFGPQTDEADSHAIMDAALDAGINFFDTANVYGWGENKGRTESIVGNWFAKGGERRDKVVLATKVYGNMAADGEAWPNHDKLSAVNIRRAVDASLKRLRTDYIDVYQFHHIDRATPFEEIWQAIDVLVQQGKILYVGSSNFPGYKIAQANEIAARRGGTIGLVSEQCLYNLYERRAEMEIIPAARDYGLGVIPWSPLHGGLLGGVIKKEGEGRRSNSGRAADALADPAVRTKVQAYEDLLDKHGLEPGEAALAWLLTRPGVTGPIVGPRTGEQLASALRAAELELSGELLAGLDEIFPGPGPSPEAFAW
- the thpR gene encoding RNA 2',3'-cyclic phosphodiesterase → MRLFAAVLPPEDVTNELAAEVAELKKLPGADGLRWTGRPGWHFTLAFYGEVDDALVPDLSARLERAAHRTASFPLALSGGGQFGHGRALWTGAEGDLETLRLLADRSEAAARKAGVPMGEHRRYKAHLTVARSRSAVDVRPYVAALGAFTSRTWTVDELVLVRSNLPKSGVAGEQPRYEAVARRPLGGAG
- a CDS encoding GNAT family N-acetyltransferase, with product MEITIREGGPDDIPAILGMLDSCVEWLVAQGRPGQWGTKPLSENAKVAESVARDMEVGSAFIAEIDGVPAATLTLTDAPGAYLAHLPPPGEPERYIHWLASDRRFKGSGVGSALLAHAAEETRRAGLSLLRVDCYAGDDGGLVRYYERHGFVRTETYVGKDDWPGQVLARRV
- a CDS encoding Uma2 family endonuclease gives rise to the protein MTVLDDRIEMAEESGELTLDVLFECLEKMPIPEGTKVEIVGGNIFMSPQRQNHWEIIFDIAEQLRAKYPRKRLASDVRIDFPGHLNGFASDLAAMAERSVKDSKGRWRYQDVEFVAKVISKDTAGNDYGPKKDTYAAAEVPVYLIVDPYTGEWHLHTLPKDGKYHSDVSFPFGEDINLTSTPVGLTLKTDEFPRD